A single window of Vigna radiata var. radiata cultivar VC1973A chromosome 4, Vradiata_ver6, whole genome shotgun sequence DNA harbors:
- the LOC111241498 gene encoding isoflavone 7-O-methyltransferase-like: MASNNVLKASEIFEGQAHLYKHLYAHTIDCMSIKWMIELGIPDIIHNHCQPISLPKLVSILQIPPTKVRGVKSLLRYLAHNGFLHIVRVHHSTEESEAFSLTPASQLLVKGTDFCLAPMVEYITNPTLSYTWSHLKKWTYEDDLTLFDVSVGSNLWDILSKNPAMNESFNEAMASDSQMMNLALRGCKWVFEGVETIVDVGGGTGNTAKAICHAFPNVKCTVFDRPQVVEKLSGTKNLTYVGGDMFESIPKADAVLLKWILHDWNDEDCKKILENCKEAISGKGESGKVIVIENVINEGQDEQGLTGLKLALDVKMTSLLNGKERREEEWKKLIVEAGFQNYKISPFTGCLSLIQIYP, encoded by the exons ATGGCTTCAAATAATGTCCTAAAGGCGAGTGAGATCTTTGAAGGTCAAGCTCACTTGTACAAACACTTGTATGCCCATACGATAGATTGTATGAGTATTAAATGGATGATTGAGCTTGGCATACCAGACATCATCCACAACCATTGTCAACCCATTTCACTTCCAAAGTTGGTTTCCATTCTACAAATTCCGCCAACTAAAGTTAGAGGAGTGAAGAGTCTCCTACGCTACCTGGCACACAATGGATTCCTTCATATCGTAAGAGTCCATCACAGCACAGAAGAAAGCGAAGCGTTTTCTCTAACACCTGCATCACAGCTTCTTGTCAAAGGCACTGACTTTTGTCTTGCACCAATGGTTGAGTATATAACTAATCCAACTTTATCATATACGTGGTCTCACTTGAAAAAGTGGACTTATGAGGATGATCTTACATTGTTTGATGTCTCCGTTGGATCAAATTTGTGGGACATTCTTAGTAAAAACCCAGCAATGAACGAGTCGTTCAATGAGGCAATGGCTAGTGATTCTCAGATGATGAACCTGGCATTAAGAGGTTGCAAATGGGTGTTCGAAGGAGTGGAGACCATTGTGGATGTCGGAGGTGGAACCGGAAACACAGCCAAGGCTATCTGTCATGCATTTCCTAACGTGAAGTGCACTGTCTTTGATCGTCCACAGGTTGTGGAGAAGTTGTCGGGAACCAAGAATTTGACATATGTTGGCGGTGACATGTTCGAATCTATTCCCAAGGCTGATGCAGTTCTACTCAAG TGGATTTTACATGATTGGAATGACGAGGATTGTAAGAAGATATTAGAAAATTGCAAAGAAGCTATTTCTGGTAAAGGAGAAAGTGGAAAAGTAATTGTGATAGAAAATGTGATAAACGAAGGCCAAGATGAACAGGGACTTACTGGACTAAAGCTCGCCTTGGATGTGAAAATGACAAGTCTTCTtaatggaaaagaaagaagagaagaagaatggaagaaactgATCGTGGAAGCAGGGTTTCAAAACTACAAAATATCTCCTTTCACAGGATGTTTGTCTCTTATTCAGATCTATCCTTGA
- the LOC106758471 gene encoding uncharacterized protein LOC106758471: MEAYLDANDVWEAVEQDYKVAPLPDNPTIAQMKNHKESRLRKSKAKSILFTTVSPVIFNKIMTLKMAHEIWKFLKEEYEGNERVKGMQALNLVRELEMQRMKDSETIKDYADKLLSIANKICLLGTEIPDSRIVQKILATILEIYEATLISLENSKDLSTIILAELLAALQAPEQRRLMRENGHIEGALDMWRKYASHQKNKRMYKQEEELFVVSCFATARSTESWLIDSGWMNHMTYDKKLFKDLDATYNTNVRIGNGAKIVVKGKGTITIKGCTSLKLITDILYVLEIDQNLLSVGQLLEKDYKVLFGDKSCMIKFSDNKELFRVQMKGKSFALNLIDEERFALHKIEDKMQVHGMPELEDK; this comes from the exons ATGGAAGCATATCTAGATGCTAACGATGTATGGGAAGCGGTAGAACAAGACTACAAAGTGGCTCCCTTACCAGATAATCCTACGATTgctcaaatgaaaaatcacaaagaaaGTAGGCTTCGAAAGTCCAAagccaaatcaattttgttcacAACGGTATCTCCAgtcattttcaacaaaataatgaCATTGAAAATGGCACATGAAATCTGGAAGTTTTTGAAGGAAGAGTATGAAGGCAATGAGAGAGTCAAAGGAATGCAAGCTTTGAATCTAGTTCGAGAACTTGAGATGCAGAGGATGAAAGATTCAGAGACAATTAAAGATTATGCGGACAAGCTTCTCAGCATTGCAAACAAAATATGTCTTCTAGGCACTGAGATTCCTGATTCTcgaattgttcaaaaaatacttGCAACAATTCTAGAAATATATGAAGCCACATTGATTTCCTTGGAGAACTCAAAAGATCTCTCTACTATTATCTTGGCAGAACTTTTGGCAGCACTTCAGGCTCCAGAACAAAGAAGACTCATGAGAGAAAATGGTCATATTGAAGGGGCTTTG GACATGTGGAGAAAATATGCAAGTCATCAGAAAAACAAGAGAATGTACAAGCAAGAAGAAgaactttttgttgtttcttgctttGCTACTGCAAGATCAACAGAAAGTTGGCTAATTGATAGTGGTTGGATGAACCACATGAcgtatgataaaaaattattcaaagatCTTGATGCAACCTACAACACAAATGTTAGAATTGGAAACGGGGCAAAAATAGTAGTGAAGGGTAAAGGAACCATCACGATCAAAGGTTGCACaagtttgaaattaattactgATATTCTATATGTTCTTGAAATTGACCAAAATTTGTTGAGTGTTGGCCAACTTCTAGAGAAAGACTATAAAGTTCTATTTGGAGATAAAAGCTGCATGATTAAATTTTCagataataaagaattattcaGAGTTCAAATGAAAGGCAAGAGCTTTgctttgaatttgattgatgaagAGCGGTTTGCTTTGCACAAGATTGAAGATAAAATGCAAGTACATGGGATGCCTGAATTGGAAGACAAATAA